Genomic segment of bacterium:
ACCTCGTGATGGGCCTCGATCACGGGGACCGCGTCCTGCTCCACCTGGGCATGACCGGTCAGCTCTTCTCCAGCAAGGCGACGAGCGTGCGGCTCCTCTCCGCCACGGCGCGCGCGTCCCTCGCCCCCGACGAGCAGCGGGCCTTCGAGCCCGACGAGCACACCCATCTCCGGTTTCAGATGGAGGGGCCGGGACCGGAGATCTACTTCCGGGACGTGCGCAAGTTCGGCAAGGTGCAGTGGCTTCCGGCGGGGGTGTCGAACGAACGCCTGGATCGCCTCGGGACCGATGCCCTGGAGGTGACCGGCGAGGAGCTCTTCCGGGCGAACCGGGGACGGCGGGTCGCGATCAAGGCGATGCTGCTCGACCAGTCGGTGGCCGCCGGGGTCGGGAACATCTATGCCGATGAGGCGCTCTTCCTGGCCGGCGTCCGTCCTGGGCGGGCAGCGAAGCGCGTGACGCGTCGCGAATGCGAAGCGATCGCCGACGGGCTCCATCGCGTGTTGCGCCGCTCGATCGAGACCGGCGGCTCGAGTATCAGCGACTACGTGGCACCGGACGGCAGCGACGGCGGCTACCAGGACGAGCGCCGCGTCTACGGACGCAAGGACGAGCCGTGCCTGACCTGCCGCGAACCGATCAAGCGTCGGCTGATCGCCCAGCGTTCCAGTCACTATTGTCCAGCGTGCCAGCGATAGCTGGCACTTCGCCGCAGGCGCTTGCTCGCGATGCCAGCGGTCGCTGGCACTGCTGGGCCGCAGGCGCTCGTCCAGCGGGCGCTCACGCGCAGCGCCGGCGCTAAGCTCGCCGCATGTTGAGTCTGGTGGAGCTCGAGCGGGTCGCGACCGCGCTCACGGCGGAGTTCGTCGGCGGGCGGGTGGAGCGCTGGGTCGAGCCGGACCGGGGACGGCTCGCCTTCACGATCTATCGGCGCGACGAAGCGGGGAAGCGGAAGTCGACCCTCGGGATCGACGCGCGTCCCGAGCTCGCACGGGTCGGTCTCCTCGGCCGGATGCCTGCGGCACCGGACAGCCTGCCGGCCTTCAGTGCCTACCTGCGCGCCCATCTCGGCCGCGCCCGCCTCGAACGGGCGACGCTCCGCGGAGACGATCGGCAGCTCGCGCTCCGCTTCTCGGCTCGGGACGGGGAATACACGCTGCTCTTCTCGATCTTCGGCCGGCGGAGCAATCTCTACCTCCTCGACGCCGACGAGAGGATCGTCCAGGCGCTGCGCCCTGTGGCGGACACGCGGTCCGAGCTCGCCCTCGGCGATCGCTGGGCGGATCCGGGTTCGGGGAGTCCGCAACGGGGTGAAGATCGGTTCGCCGACCAGGATGGACTCGACCTGCTCGAGGCGGTCGAGGCGTGTTATGCGGAACGGATCGGCGAGCGGACCGCGGACGAGGGGCGCCGTCGTCTCGCCAGCGCGCTCAAGAAGGCGCGCAAGACGGCCGAGCGGCGCCTCGAGCGGATCGAGGCGGAGCTCGCCGAGGCGGATCAGGCGACGACGCTCCAGGAACACGGGGAGCTCCTCAAGGCGAACCTCGGCCGGATCGACCCGGGCGCCTCGGAGATCACGGTCGATGATTTCACGACGGGTGAGCCGGTCACGATCGCCCTCGATCCGAAGAAATCGCCCAAGGAGAATCTCGACGCGATCTTCAAGCGCTACCAGAAGCTCCTGCGTCGTCTGACCAAAGCCGGCGGGCAGGTCGACGGGGCACAGCAGGCGATCGACGCGATCGTGGCGCTCGAAGGCGAGCTCGAGACGACCGACTCGCTCGATTCCCTCCTCGAGCGCGCCGATGTCAGGAAGATCCTCGGGCGGCACACGACGAAGCCGAGCGCGACCGCCGTGTCGAAGGCGCCGGAGTTGCCGCCGCTCCCCCAGGCCTACCGAAACCTGCCGCGGAAGCTCCACCCGCGTCGCTACCGCTCGGCGGAGGACCTCGAGATCTGGGTCGGTCGGAGCGACGAGGCGAACGACGTGCTCACGACGCGTCTCGCCCGGGGAAAGGACCTCTTCTTCCACCTCGACGGCGCGCCGGGCAGCCACGTGATCCTGCGGACCGAAGGGCGCGAGGATCCGCCCGCTGAAGCGGTCATCGATGCCTGTGAGCTGGCCGTGCACTTCTCGAAACAGAAGAATGCGGGTCGCGCGGATGTGCACGTCGTGCCGATCAAGAACGTCAAGAAGCCGAAGGGGGCGAAGCGCGGACTCGTCTACGTGACCGGAGGGAAGTCCGTCCACCTGCG
This window contains:
- a CDS encoding NFACT RNA binding domain-containing protein; the protein is MLSLVELERVATALTAEFVGGRVERWVEPDRGRLAFTIYRRDEAGKRKSTLGIDARPELARVGLLGRMPAAPDSLPAFSAYLRAHLGRARLERATLRGDDRQLALRFSARDGEYTLLFSIFGRRSNLYLLDADERIVQALRPVADTRSELALGDRWADPGSGSPQRGEDRFADQDGLDLLEAVEACYAERIGERTADEGRRRLASALKKARKTAERRLERIEAELAEADQATTLQEHGELLKANLGRIDPGASEITVDDFTTGEPVTIALDPKKSPKENLDAIFKRYQKLLRRLTKAGGQVDGAQQAIDAIVALEGELETTDSLDSLLERADVRKILGRHTTKPSATAVSKAPELPPLPQAYRNLPRKLHPRRYRSAEDLEIWVGRSDEANDVLTTRLARGKDLFFHLDGAPGSHVILRTEGREDPPAEAVIDACELAVHFSKQKNAGRADVHVVPIKNVKKPKGAKRGLVYVTGGKSVHLRREPERLERLLKSRIED
- the mutM gene encoding bifunctional DNA-formamidopyrimidine glycosylase/DNA-(apurinic or apyrimidinic site) lyase; the encoded protein is MPELPEVETTRRRIAPLLVGRRIAHLVTTPPSYFFITPPEELRTRLEGRPVESLDRVGKYLVMGLDHGDRVLLHLGMTGQLFSSKATSVRLLSATARASLAPDEQRAFEPDEHTHLRFQMEGPGPEIYFRDVRKFGKVQWLPAGVSNERLDRLGTDALEVTGEELFRANRGRRVAIKAMLLDQSVAAGVGNIYADEALFLAGVRPGRAAKRVTRRECEAIADGLHRVLRRSIETGGSSISDYVAPDGSDGGYQDERRVYGRKDEPCLTCREPIKRRLIAQRSSHYCPACQR